TGATCATCGCCTCGTCGACCGCCGACTCGCCCGACTCGACGACGCCGTCGGCGGGGACGTTCGCGCCCGGCCGAACGAGGACGAGGTCGCCCGTCGAGAGGTCGTCGACGGGGACCTCCTCGGTGTCGCCAGACTCGCCGACGCGCTCGGCGGTGGCGGGCATGAGTTCGGCGAGTTGGTCGAGCGCGCCGGAGGCGCGGCGGACGCTGCGCATCTCGACCCAGTGGCCGAGCAGGAAGATGACGATCAGCGTGACGAGTTCCCAGAAGAACGGTTCGCCCACCGCGAAGACGACGGCGGCGACGCTGTAGCCGAACGCGACGGTGATCGCCAACGAGATGAGCAGCATCATCCCCGGTTCCCGGTTGCGCGCCTCGACGGCGCCCATCCGGAGGAACGGCACGCCGCCGTAGGCGAACACGACGAATCCGAGGACGGGAGCGACGAACTCGCTGCCGGGGAACGTAACCGCCGAGAAGCCGAGCCACTCCTGCAGCGTCGCGCTGTAGTAGAGGACGGGGAGCGCGAGCGGCAGGCAGACGAGGAACCGCCGTCTGAACATCGCCTCGTGGCCCGAGTGGTCGACCATCGCGCCGTGGTCGTGTCCGCTACTCGCTCCACGCTTCCCGTGGTCGTCGTGGTCGACGTGGCCAGCGTGGTCCTCGCCGGCGTCGTGGCTGGTGGGACCGTCGGCAGTCACCGCCTCGCGTTCGGCCTCGTGTTCGTAGCAGGCGCAGACCCGACACCCCGGGCACGCTCGGTCGGTCGGTGCGTCGTCGTGCCGACGCGCCGAGCCGTGGTGGTCGGTCACCCGCTCACTCCGAACGGCTGAGCCGTTCTCGCCGGCGGTCGAACTCTTCGTCGGAGAGGTCGCCGCGGGCGTACGCGGCGCGTAGTTCCTCGATGGCGGGGTCCGACGACTCGTCGGCGTTTCGTCCGAGAGTCGTGTAGACGACGTAGCCGCCGCCGACGAGGAGCACGAGCGGGACGAGCCACATCCCGAGCCACAGCCACGACCCGGTGGCGCCCCACATCCCGGTGCCGCCCATCTGGCCCCAGCCCCACAGCCCCATCATCGGCATCATCATCGTCATCCCGAGCAGGGGAAGGAGGACGATGACGGCGAGTACGATCACGAGCGGTCGAGTGAGTGTGTCTGTTTGGGTCATGGTGTTGGTGGGTGAGGTCGTCGACCGGGCCGACCGCACGGCGAACGGGCAGCCGTGTCGGCGGTCGCGAACACCACCGTCGACAGAGAAGTACGGGGGCAGAGACTTTGGTAGTTTCTCTTACGTTTCGAAGTCGCTCGAACGACGAGCGAACCGATAGCCGTGACGGCAGCGCCGATCGGCTCGACGGCCAGACGGCGTCGACGCGCCCCGATCTGCTTTGGATCCGTGTGTTTCGAACCGGGATCCATTCGAATCGAAGGGGCTGGGCCGATCACACCACGATCGGAACAAGGGAAACCGTGGTAGTCGATCGTCCCGTTCGATGACGTATGCAGGCCGCGTTCGTCGACGGCGTCCTCGAAGCCCTGCGCATCGGGATCGGCTTCCTGTGGACGGCGAGTTGGGCGATCGTCTTGGGGTTGGTGGTCACCAGCTACGTCCAGGTGTACGTCTCGAAAGAGCGCATGGCGGCGGTCCTCGGCACCGACGACGCCGACGCGCTCGTGAAGGCCACGCTGTTCGGCGCCGCGAGCAGCGGGTGTAGCTTCGGCGCCGTCGCGATCGGCAAGGGACTGTTCAAGCAGGGCGCACACGCCGTGAACGTCCTCGCGTTCATGTTCGCCTCGACGAACCTCATCGTCGAACTCGGGCTGATGATCTGGATCCTCCTGGGGTGGGAGTTCCTGGTCGCAGAACTGCTGGGCGGCGTCGTCCTCATCGCGGTGATGGCCGGCATCGTGCGCCTGACGCTGCCGGAGACGCTCTTCGACAGCGTCCGCGAGGAACTCGCCGCCCGCGACCGCGAGTCGGGCGTCACGGAGGACCCGACCTGCGGCCACGAGGGTCGCCCCGAGTACACCGTCACGACCGACGGCGGCGAGACGCTGCAGTTCTGTTCGGCGGGGTGTCTGGAGACGTACCGACAGCGGGTCGCCGGCGCCGCCGACTGGCGGGAGGAACTCCTGTCGTGGGGCGGTTGGTACAAACTGGGCAACCAGTACCGCAAGGAGTGGTCGATGATCTGGACAGACGTGGTCGCGGGGTTTCTGATCGCGGGCTTCGTCATCGTGTTCGTCCCGCAGTGGGTGTGGAACGCGCTGTTCCTCCCGGGAGACGGGCTGGCCGTGACCGTCGAGAACGCCGTGATGGGCGTGACCATCGCCGTGGTCAGCTTCGTCGGCAGCATGGGGAACGTCCCGTTCGCGGTGGCGCTGTGGGGCGGCGGGATCAGCTTCGCGGGCGTCATCGCGTTCGTCTACGCCGACCTCATCACCGTCCCCGTCCTCAACGTCTACCGGAAGTACTACGGCTGGCGTGTGATGGCGTACATCCTCGTCGTGTTCTTCGTCACGATGGCGTTCACGGGCGTCCTCATGGAGCTGCTGTTCGACGCGCTGGGGATCGTGCCCGACCTCGCCGGCGGTCGGACGGCCTCCGAGCAGACGTTCTTCGAACTCGACTACACGTTCGCCCTGAACCTCGTCGCGTTTGCGCTGTCCGCGTTCCTCCTCTCCGTGTACCGGCGTGGACTGGGCGCCCCCGGCGAGCACCGCGACCCGGTCTGTGGGATGCGTACGGACGAGGACGGCCCGAGCGCGACGTACGACGGCGAGACGTATCGGTTCTGCTCCGCCCGCTGCGAGCGGACGTTCCGGTCGACCCCGTCGCGGTTCGTGAGCCACCCGACTGCGGGGCCGGAGGCGGCCGGACACGACCACCACTGACGCCGCTGTGGGGACCGGTCGCCCGACGCGGCGCTCGCGCACCGCCGTCGCCCCCTACTGCGTCGGCGCGTCCGCGTCGACGCCGTCGCCAGCACCGTCGTTGCCACCGTTCCCACCGTCGTCGCCGACGTCGACCCGCTCGTGGATCGGTCCCTCGCGCTCCTTGAGGTGGCCGGGGTCGCGGTCGTTCGACACCGCGAGCACCTCCGCGACGATGCTGTGTGCGATCTGGTACGGCGATCCGCCGCCCAGGTCCAGTCCCACGGGCGTGTACAGCGGCGCCAACTCCGACTCGGAGAACTGCCGTCCCTCGTCGGCGAACGCCTCCAGCATCTCCTCGAAGCGCTCGCGTGGGCCCATCAGCCCGACGTACGCCACGCCGGCGTCGAGCAGCGCCTCCACGACGATGCGGTCGTCGACGAAGTTGTGCGTCATCACGACCGCGTGCGTGCGGTCGTCGAGTCGGACCTCGTCCGCGAGGCGCCCGGGCGCGGTCGTCACCGTCCGGTCGGCCGCGGGGAACCGCTCGGCGAGGTCGACGGCGCCGCGGAAGCCGACGACCGTCACGCGGAAGTCGTTGTTCGCGGCGAGTTCGGTCACCGGGCCGACGTCGTGGCCCGTCCCGAACACGACGAGGTCGGTCGGCGCGGCGACGCCGTCGACGAACACCTCGACGGTCGTGCCGTCGGTGTCGAACACCAGCGTGTCACCCCGACCGCGCCCCGCGAGGTCGCCCGCGGGACCGGCCAGTCCCGCCGGCCACTCGTCCGACGCGGGGTCGCCGTCGGGCGTGCGGAGCGTCCCGTCGTCCGGGCGGTAGTACGCGCGGTCGCCGCGCACCAGCGGCCCGTCGCCGCCGTCGAGCACGGTCGCCACCGCCACGTCGTGGCCCGTCTCGAACGCGTCGACCGCAGGACGGTACGTCTCCGTCAGCGGTTCGAGGAGCACGTCGATGATGCCGTTGCAGCCGACGCCGAGGCCCCAGACGTCCTCGTCGTCGTCCATGAGGTCGTACGTGACGACCTCCGGGGTGCCTGTCTCGCGAATGCGCTCGGCGACGCTCGCGAGGTCCTCCTCCAGGCAGCCGGCGGTGATGGCGCCGACGCCCTCGCCGTCCGCGCCGAGCAGCATCTTCGCGCCGGGGCGGCGGTAGGCGTTGCCCTCGACGCCGACGACCGTTGCGAGGACGGCCGGCGGCCCCTCGGGGTCGCCCGCGCGACCGTCGAGGTGGTCCCTGATCGACTGTACGACTTCGGTTTCGGGTACGCTCCAGGTGTGTGCTGTCATGGATCGGGTGTGTCGGTCGTGTCTGCGACTGCGCCGCCGTCGCGGTCGTCGCGGTCGATGTGGTCGTCGTGGTCGTCGTGGTCGTCGCCGGCCCGGTGTCCGGCGGGCGTGAGATCGATGCCGGCGGTGGGCGCCGCCGCGACGTATCCCTTGCGCACGCCCGCGTCGTGGAGGTCCGTCCCGCAGGCGCCCGCCTCGACGGCCGCGCGGACTCGGACCGGGTCGTCGACGGCGGCGCCCGCGACCACGTCGGCGCCGGCGGCGAACAGCGGGTCGGGGAGGAGCGAGGCGCTCGCGCCGACCACGACGACCGTCGCCTCGGCCGGGGCCGCCGCGAGCGCCTCTCCCAGAC
The DNA window shown above is from Halobaculum marinum and carries:
- a CDS encoding XdhC family protein, yielding MTAHTWSVPETEVVQSIRDHLDGRAGDPEGPPAVLATVVGVEGNAYRRPGAKMLLGADGEGVGAITAGCLEEDLASVAERIRETGTPEVVTYDLMDDDEDVWGLGVGCNGIIDVLLEPLTETYRPAVDAFETGHDVAVATVLDGGDGPLVRGDRAYYRPDDGTLRTPDGDPASDEWPAGLAGPAGDLAGRGRGDTLVFDTDGTTVEVFVDGVAAPTDLVVFGTGHDVGPVTELAANNDFRVTVVGFRGAVDLAERFPAADRTVTTAPGRLADEVRLDDRTHAVVMTHNFVDDRIVVEALLDAGVAYVGLMGPRERFEEMLEAFADEGRQFSESELAPLYTPVGLDLGGGSPYQIAHSIVAEVLAVSNDRDPGHLKEREGPIHERVDVGDDGGNGGNDGAGDGVDADAPTQ
- a CDS encoding permease, giving the protein MQAAFVDGVLEALRIGIGFLWTASWAIVLGLVVTSYVQVYVSKERMAAVLGTDDADALVKATLFGAASSGCSFGAVAIGKGLFKQGAHAVNVLAFMFASTNLIVELGLMIWILLGWEFLVAELLGGVVLIAVMAGIVRLTLPETLFDSVREELAARDRESGVTEDPTCGHEGRPEYTVTTDGGETLQFCSAGCLETYRQRVAGAADWREELLSWGGWYKLGNQYRKEWSMIWTDVVAGFLIAGFVIVFVPQWVWNALFLPGDGLAVTVENAVMGVTIAVVSFVGSMGNVPFAVALWGGGISFAGVIAFVYADLITVPVLNVYRKYYGWRVMAYILVVFFVTMAFTGVLMELLFDALGIVPDLAGGRTASEQTFFELDYTFALNLVAFALSAFLLSVYRRGLGAPGEHRDPVCGMRTDEDGPSATYDGETYRFCSARCERTFRSTPSRFVSHPTAGPEAAGHDHH
- a CDS encoding SHOCT domain-containing protein; translated protein: MTQTDTLTRPLVIVLAVIVLLPLLGMTMMMPMMGLWGWGQMGGTGMWGATGSWLWLGMWLVPLVLLVGGGYVVYTTLGRNADESSDPAIEELRAAYARGDLSDEEFDRRRERLSRSE